The following proteins are encoded in a genomic region of Bacillus sp. FJAT-22090:
- a CDS encoding Na+/H+ antiporter subunit G, whose protein sequence is MSASQIIELGAAILILLASIMSVISAFGIITLPDIYTRSHAATKSSTLAVLLSLSGAFVYFWVHDAFISVRLILGIIFVFLTAPVSGHLITRAAYRSGVKLSNSSAEDELKEVLFPEEKSK, encoded by the coding sequence TTGAGCGCAAGTCAGATAATTGAACTTGGTGCAGCTATATTAATCTTATTAGCTAGTATTATGAGTGTTATTAGTGCTTTTGGTATTATAACTCTCCCTGATATTTATACCCGTTCACATGCGGCTACTAAGAGCTCTACGTTAGCTGTATTATTATCCCTTTCTGGAGCGTTTGTTTATTTTTGGGTACATGATGCATTTATTAGCGTAAGGTTAATTTTAGGGATTATATTTGTTTTTTTAACAGCACCTGTCTCGGGGCATCTCATAACTCGTGCGGCGTATCGTTCAGGAGTGAAACTTTCTAATTCTTCAGCGGAGGACGAATTGAAGGAAGTTTTATTTCCAGAAGAGAAAAGTAAGTAA
- a CDS encoding Na+/H+ antiporter subunit E — protein MPAQFLLNLFIAFLWMLLQDEDELRITTFIAGFLVGIGIIFLMHRFFGTQFYLRRLVSILKLIFIFISELTFSSILIIKQILNPRHKIKPGIFTYKTELRGDWEITALAMLLTLTPGSVVMEVNPEGDMFYIHAMDIEKSKEDVLRSIERFEKAIMEVTR, from the coding sequence ATGCCTGCACAGTTTTTACTTAATTTGTTTATCGCGTTTTTATGGATGTTATTACAGGATGAAGATGAGCTAAGAATTACAACCTTTATCGCTGGTTTCCTTGTAGGGATAGGGATTATCTTTTTAATGCATCGTTTTTTTGGTACGCAATTCTACTTAAGAAGATTAGTTTCTATATTAAAACTTATATTTATCTTTATATCAGAGCTAACGTTTTCAAGCATTTTAATTATTAAACAAATATTAAATCCTAGACATAAAATTAAACCTGGGATTTTCACTTATAAAACTGAACTACGAGGTGACTGGGAAATCACAGCACTCGCCATGTTATTAACACTTACTCCAGGTTCTGTCGTAATGGAAGTAAATCCTGAAGGTGATATGTTTTATATTCATGCGATGGATATTGAGAAATCAAAAGAAGATGTATTAAGATCAATTGAGCGATTTGAAAAAGCGATTATGGAGGTGACACGTTGA
- a CDS encoding Na(+)/H(+) antiporter subunit F1 produces MIEMILLVALAFFAISISIALFRMIKGPTMPDRAIALDMIGVNLLSSIAVISMVLKTMAFLEAILILGILAFISTIAFSKYIERGIIVERKSDN; encoded by the coding sequence ATGATAGAGATGATTCTTTTAGTTGCACTCGCCTTTTTTGCCATTTCCATATCGATTGCTCTTTTTCGAATGATTAAAGGGCCAACGATGCCAGACCGTGCAATAGCTTTAGATATGATTGGTGTCAATCTTCTATCTTCGATTGCTGTTATTTCGATGGTATTAAAAACAATGGCCTTTTTAGAGGCGATTCTTATTTTAGGTATTCTTGCTTTTATTAGTACAATTGCATTCTCGAAGTACATCGAAAGGGGGATTATCGTTGAGCGCAAGTCAGATAATTGA